From the Helicobacter pylori genome, one window contains:
- the thrB gene encoding homoserine kinase → MVVSVPATSANLGPGFDCLGLSLNLRNRFFIEPSNIHAVKLVGEGEGIPKFLTNNIFTKVFYEILKKHGNDGSFKFLLHNKVPITRGMGSSSAMIVGAVASAFAFLGFPFDRENILNTALIYEDHPDNITPAVFGGYNAAFVEKKKVISLKTKIPSFLKAVMVIPNRAISTKQSRHLLPKRYSVQESVFNLSHASLMTMAIAQGKWDLLRCCAKDRMHQYKRMQTYPVLFAIQKLALENNALMSTLSGSGSSFFNMCYEEDAPKLKQVLSKKFPKFRVAVLDFDNDGVLIEKD, encoded by the coding sequence TTGGTAGTGAGTGTTCCTGCAACGAGTGCGAATTTAGGTCCCGGTTTTGATTGCTTGGGTTTGAGTTTGAATTTACGCAATCGTTTTTTTATTGAGCCTAGTAATATCCATGCGGTGAAATTGGTTGGGGAGGGTGAGGGGATTCCTAAGTTTTTAACCAACAATATTTTCACTAAAGTGTTTTATGAGATTTTAAAAAAGCATGGGAATGACGGCTCGTTTAAATTTTTATTGCATAATAAAGTCCCTATTACAAGGGGCATGGGGTCTAGCTCAGCGATGATTGTGGGGGCGGTTGCTTCAGCGTTTGCGTTTTTAGGGTTTCCTTTTGATAGAGAAAATATTCTTAATACCGCTTTAATTTATGAAGACCACCCGGATAATATCACTCCGGCGGTGTTTGGGGGGTATAATGCAGCGTTTGTGGAAAAAAAGAAAGTGATAAGTTTAAAAACCAAAATCCCTTCTTTTTTAAAAGCGGTGATGGTGATCCCTAATAGGGCCATTTCTACCAAGCAATCGCGCCATCTCTTGCCCAAGCGTTACAGCGTGCAAGAAAGCGTGTTTAACCTTTCGCATGCGAGCTTGATGACCATGGCGATTGCGCAAGGGAAGTGGGATTTATTGCGTTGTTGTGCTAAAGACAGGATGCATCAATATAAGCGCATGCAAACTTATCCCGTGTTGTTTGCGATCCAAAAGCTCGCTTTAGAAAATAACGCCTTAATGAGCACGCTTTCAGGGAGTGGTTCGTCGTTTTTTAACATGTGTTATGAAGAAGACGCCCCTAAATTAAAGCAGGTTTTGAGCAAGAAATTCCCTAAATTTAGGGTAGCGGTTTTAGATTTTGATAATGATGGAGTCCTTATTGAGAAAGACTGA
- a CDS encoding DUF448 domain-containing protein, producing the protein MRKTEIKIRMCVACRMRQPQKGLLRLKSFENQIVEFDGKGRSFYVCENCLKNGEKKLLKAVLKIKNAPKDTKNIITWIKERSIA; encoded by the coding sequence TTGAGAAAGACTGAAATTAAAATCCGCATGTGCGTGGCGTGCAGAATGCGCCAACCTCAAAAGGGTTTGTTGCGTTTGAAAAGTTTTGAAAATCAAATTGTGGAGTTTGACGGGAAGGGTCGTAGTTTTTATGTGTGTGAAAATTGTTTGAAAAATGGAGAAAAAAAGTTGTTGAAAGCGGTTTTAAAAATAAAGAACGCCCCAAAAGATACCAAAAATATCATTACTTGGATTAAGGAGAGAAGCATAGCATGA
- the infB gene encoding translation initiation factor IF-2, whose translation MSEMVDLKKFVIELGKTQKELKNIIEQAKDIGLELKTNSKMTPEQAGKLYKYIVEGIKEQIQANQPAKNLEQDNKDDLNTVATPKPLAKKASKTPKKEETKSQPKPKKTKEKKKEAPAPIIKKKGIEIVNTFENQIPLVENTPKAVSHSQIEKAKQKLQEIQKSREALNKLTQSNTNTTNNANSASNVSNAKKEISEVKKLEQEIKRHENIKRRTGFRVIKRNDENENETENSVTESKKPTQSAAAIFEDIKKEWQEKDKQETKKTKKPSKPKATPTAKNNKSHKIDFSDVRDFKGNDIYDDETDEILLFDLHEQDNLNKEEEEKEARQNINDRVRVQRKNPWMNEGGIKRQSKKKRAFRNDNSQKVIQSAIAIPEEVRVYEFAQKANLNLADVIKTLFNLGLMVTKNDFLDKDSIEILAEEFHLEISVQNTLEEFEVEEVLEGVKKERPPVVTIMGHVDHGKTSLLDKIRDKRVAHTEAGGITQHIGAYMVEKNNKWVSFIDTPGHEAFSQMRNRGAQVTDIAVIVIAADDGVKQQTIEALEHAKAANVPVIFAMNKMDKPNVNPDKLKAECAELGYNPVDWGGEHEFIPVSAKTGDGIDNLLETILIQADIMELKAIEEGSARAVVLEGSVEKGRGAVATVIVQSGTLSVGDSFFAETAFGKVRTMTDDQGKSIQNLKPSMVALITGLSEVPPAGSVLIGVENDSIARLQAQKRATYLRQKALSKSTKVSFDELSEMVANKELKNIPVVIKADTQGSLEAIKNSLLELNNEEVAIQVIHSGVGGITENDLSLVSSSEHAVILGFNIRPTGNVKNKAKEYNVSIKTYTVIYALIEEMRSLLLGLMSPIIEEEHTGQAEVRETFNIPKVGTIAGCVVSDGVIARGIKARLIRDGVVIHTGEILSLKRFKDDVKEVSKGYECGIMLENYNEIKVGDVFETYKEIHKKRTL comes from the coding sequence ATGAGCGAGATGGTTGATTTAAAAAAATTTGTAATTGAGCTTGGTAAGACCCAAAAAGAGCTCAAAAATATAATCGAGCAAGCCAAAGACATTGGTTTAGAGCTTAAAACAAATTCTAAAATGACCCCAGAGCAAGCCGGTAAGCTATACAAATACATTGTGGAGGGCATTAAAGAACAAATACAAGCCAATCAACCCGCTAAAAATCTTGAACAAGACAATAAAGATGATTTGAATACAGTCGCAACGCCTAAGCCACTTGCTAAAAAGGCTTCCAAAACGCCTAAAAAAGAAGAAACAAAAAGCCAGCCAAAGCCCAAAAAAACTAAAGAAAAGAAAAAAGAAGCTCCTGCACCTATTATCAAAAAGAAAGGAATAGAGATTGTCAACACTTTTGAAAACCAAATACCCCTTGTAGAAAACACCCCTAAAGCGGTTAGCCACTCTCAAATAGAAAAAGCCAAGCAAAAGCTCCAAGAAATTCAAAAAAGCCGAGAAGCCCTAAACAAGCTCACCCAAAGCAACACCAATACCACTAACAACGCTAACAGCGCTAGTAATGTTAGCAACGCTAAAAAAGAAATCAGCGAAGTTAAAAAGCTAGAGCAAGAGATCAAACGCCATGAAAACATTAAAAGACGCACGGGTTTTAGGGTGATTAAACGCAACGATGAAAATGAAAATGAAACTGAAAACAGCGTAACAGAAAGCAAAAAACCCACTCAAAGTGCGGCGGCTATTTTTGAAGACATTAAAAAAGAATGGCAAGAAAAAGACAAGCAAGAGACTAAAAAAACTAAAAAACCGAGTAAGCCCAAAGCCACCCCCACCGCCAAAAACAACAAATCCCATAAAATTGATTTTAGCGATGTAAGGGATTTTAAGGGCAATGATATTTATGATGATGAAACCGATGAAATCTTATTGTTTGATTTGCATGAACAAGATAACCTCAATAAGGAAGAAGAAGAAAAAGAAGCGCGCCAAAATATCAACGACAGGGTGCGCGTCCAAAGGAAAAACCCTTGGATGAATGAAGGCGGGATTAAACGACAATCCAAGAAAAAGCGTGCATTCCGTAACGATAACAGCCAAAAAGTGATCCAAAGCGCGATTGCAATCCCTGAAGAAGTGCGCGTCTATGAATTCGCGCAAAAAGCGAATTTGAATTTAGCCGATGTGATTAAAACCCTCTTCAATTTAGGGCTTATGGTAACTAAAAACGACTTTTTGGATAAGGATAGCATAGAGATTTTAGCCGAAGAGTTTCATTTAGAAATTTCTGTTCAAAACACCTTAGAAGAATTTGAAGTAGAAGAGGTGTTAGAGGGCGTGAAAAAAGAGCGCCCGCCTGTGGTGACTATCATGGGGCATGTGGATCATGGTAAAACTTCACTACTGGATAAAATCCGTGATAAAAGAGTCGCTCACACTGAAGCTGGGGGGATCACTCAGCACATTGGCGCTTACATGGTAGAAAAGAATAACAAATGGGTGTCTTTCATTGACACCCCAGGGCATGAAGCCTTTAGCCAGATGCGTAATCGTGGGGCTCAAGTTACAGATATTGCAGTGATTGTGATAGCGGCTGATGATGGCGTGAAGCAACAGACTATTGAAGCTTTAGAGCATGCGAAGGCGGCTAATGTGCCTGTGATTTTTGCGATGAATAAAATGGATAAGCCTAACGTGAATCCGGACAAACTCAAAGCCGAATGCGCTGAGCTTGGTTATAATCCTGTGGATTGGGGCGGAGAGCATGAGTTCATCCCTGTTTCGGCTAAAACGGGCGATGGCATTGACAATTTATTAGAAACCATTCTCATTCAAGCGGATATTATGGAATTAAAAGCCATAGAAGAGGGCAGCGCTAGAGCGGTTGTTTTAGAAGGGAGCGTGGAAAAAGGGCGTGGGGCAGTAGCCACGGTGATTGTCCAAAGCGGGACTTTGAGCGTGGGGGATAGTTTTTTTGCCGAAACGGCGTTTGGTAAAGTAAGAACCATGACTGACGATCAAGGCAAGAGCATTCAAAATTTAAAACCCTCTATGGTGGCTCTCATCACAGGCTTGAGCGAAGTGCCGCCTGCGGGATCTGTTTTAATAGGGGTAGAAAACGATTCCATCGCGCGTTTGCAGGCTCAAAAGAGGGCGACTTATTTACGCCAAAAAGCCTTGAGTAAAAGCACTAAAGTGTCTTTTGATGAGCTTTCAGAAATGGTCGCTAATAAGGAATTAAAAAACATTCCTGTAGTCATTAAAGCGGATACGCAAGGAAGCCTAGAAGCCATTAAAAACAGCTTGTTAGAGCTTAATAACGAAGAAGTGGCGATCCAAGTGATCCACTCAGGGGTGGGGGGCATTACTGAGAATGATTTGAGCCTAGTTTCTAGCAGTGAGCATGCCGTGATTTTAGGCTTTAATATCCGCCCCACCGGTAATGTGAAAAATAAGGCTAAAGAATACAATGTGAGCATTAAAACTTACACGGTGATTTATGCCTTGATTGAAGAAATGCGTTCGCTGTTATTAGGCTTGATGAGTCCTATTATTGAAGAAGAGCATACCGGACAAGCGGAAGTGAGGGAAACCTTTAATATCCCTAAAGTAGGCACGATAGCCGGTTGTGTGGTGAGCGATGGGGTGATCGCTCGTGGCATTAAGGCGCGTTTGATTAGGGATGGCGTGGTGATTCATACCGGCGAAATCCTTTCTTTGAAACGCTTTAAAGACGATGTGAAAGAAGTTTCTAAGGGATATGAGTGCGGGATCATGCTAGAAAATTATAATGAGATTAAAGTGGGCGATGTGTTTGAAACCTATAAAGAAATCCATAAAAAAAGAACCCTCTAA
- the rbfA gene encoding 30S ribosome-binding factor RbfA — protein sequence MNAHKERLESNLLELLQEALASLNDGELNSLSVTKVECSKGKHHAYVFVLSSDHKILSKLKKAEGLIRQFVLQASGWFKCPKLSFVLDNSLEKQLRLDAIFNEIAKGKDND from the coding sequence ATGAACGCCCATAAAGAACGCTTAGAATCCAATCTTTTAGAATTATTACAAGAAGCTTTAGCGAGCTTGAATGATGGCGAGTTGAATTCTTTAAGCGTTACTAAGGTGGAATGCTCTAAAGGGAAGCACCACGCTTACGTGTTTGTGCTTTCATCAGATCATAAAATCCTTTCTAAACTAAAAAAAGCTGAGGGCTTGATCAGGCAATTTGTTTTGCAAGCGAGCGGGTGGTTTAAATGCCCAAAACTCAGTTTTGTTTTAGACAATAGTTTAGAAAAGCAGCTCCGCCTAGACGCCATATTCAATGAAATCGCTAAAGGGAAAGATAATGACTAA
- the rimP gene encoding ribosome maturation factor RimP: MTKRIEEKIEGVIESLGYLLYDVSLVKENEQHVLRVSLKNPNGAVSLDICQQVSEVISPLLDVCDFIQDAYTLEVSSMGLERTLKTPKHFKLSLGEKVEVKLINKESFQAVLKDANDLSADFELEDHAIKNVEYKDLKKVKTLFEW; the protein is encoded by the coding sequence ATGACTAAAAGAATAGAAGAGAAAATAGAGGGCGTGATTGAAAGTTTGGGATACTTGCTTTATGATGTGAGCTTGGTTAAAGAAAACGAGCAGCATGTTTTAAGGGTGAGCCTTAAAAACCCTAATGGGGCGGTTAGCTTGGATATTTGCCAACAAGTGAGTGAGGTGATTTCGCCCCTATTAGATGTGTGCGATTTTATTCAAGACGCTTATACTTTAGAAGTGAGCTCTATGGGGTTAGAAAGAACGCTTAAAACCCCTAAACACTTCAAGCTTTCTTTAGGCGAAAAAGTGGAAGTCAAACTCATCAATAAAGAAAGCTTTCAGGCTGTCCTTAAAGACGCTAACGATTTGAGCGCGGATTTTGAATTAGAGGATCACGCTATTAAAAATGTGGAGTATAAGGATTTAAAAAAGGTTAAAACGCTTTTTGAGTGGTGA